One window of Channa argus isolate prfri chromosome 4, Channa argus male v1.0, whole genome shotgun sequence genomic DNA carries:
- the tjp1b gene encoding tight junction protein ZO-1 isoform X6, whose amino-acid sequence MITCAFLWVGFLVAVDSTMVNYQKYITVMQLALGVTASNKEHCLPPRKRFWIHPSPTAGSITAASSASTIQGKPSLRRIKGRIHRSKSLDSIDLLDSNSAAMEETVIWEQHTVTLHRAPGFGFGIAISGGRDNPHFQSGETSIVISDVLKGGPAEGLLQENDRVVMVNAVSMDNVEHAYAVQQLRKSGKIAKITIRRKRKVHVPMGRLGERETMSEHDEEEDSYDEEIYETRSGRSGAYSGVGGAMGRRSGRSSGRRDRDRERSGSRERSLSPRSDRRSHNLPPRPAKVTLVKSRKNEAEYGLRLASHIFVKDISPESLAARDGNIQEGDVVLKINGTVTENLSLIDAKKLIERSKGKLKMVVQRDDRATLLNIPDLDDSIASANASDRDDISDIHSLASDHSNRSHDRHRSSHSRSPDRRSEPSDHSRHSPPQTSNGSHRSRDDERISKPASTPAKLAEEVPLPKPKESAVAREDKQFPPLPEPKPVYAQPGQPDVDLPVSPSDAPVPSAAHDDSILRPSMKLVKFKKGESVGLRLAGGNDVGIFVAGVLEDSPAAKEGLEEGDQILRVNNVDFANIIREEAVLFLLDLPKGEEVTILAQKKKDVYRRIVESDVGDSFYIRTHFEYEKESPYGLSFNKGEVFRVVDTLYNGKLGSWLAIRIGKNHQEVERGIIPNKNRAEQLSSVQYTLPKTAGGDRADFWRFRGLRSSKRNLRKSREDLSSQPVQTKFPAYERVVLREAGFLRPVVIFGPIADVAREKLSREEPDLFELAKSEPRDAGTDQRSSGIIRLHTIKQIIDRDKHAVLDITPNAVDRLNYAQWYPIVVFLNPDNKQGVKNMRTRLCPESRKSARKLYERAIKLRKNNHHLFTTTINLNNMNDGWYGALKETIQQQQNQLVWVSEGKADGTTEDDLDIHDDRLSYLSAPGSEYSMYSTDSRHTSDYEDTDTEGGAYTDQELDETLNDEVGLPTGPAITRSSEPVREDPPVIQETPGCPGYQHPLQPDPASRIDPAGFKMAAPQQQDEAALPMPLLPPTVVAPPAVEQPVQLEGMHLEEPSAAAAAPQADSLSSPSPAPELIQPPPPPPLHEPHLSGLPGPEPKMYKKDLYNLEDPVRINHGLKQSLSYSHQPPYQDKQPYREYDHPPYGYDGGGYAEPKPHNTDSHLHYDNRVPHYNEQWPPYDQQTSSSQPTGYQPGHQQPMGYNPRSPYEDGPGRDYSPPQPRYDEAPPVGYDGRPRHSKPGPIRYDEPPPPPPASYDARSPYEAEPHGFPINSPRSPEPPKQYYGDSILRPSYIPGPPHRGYKQGIHEPINSEPTIPPPKPETLPSPGEPALTPGTKPLPPPPREDVDEDPAMKPQSVLNRVKMFENKRSVSMDRAKEGAESSVLRPADVPKPVSAPGPVLKANSLSNLEQEKSVYRAPEPQKPHTKPLDDVVRSNHYDPDEDEEYYRKQLSYFDRRSFDSKAMGQPNPGITRFYDLPKPSQLSYPYNRVESAEKVSPVEKRYEHLPQISPASQYGPPASAIPPSTLPKLSPSDAISIPEPLSSPNPKPELAALRQTSREEPAPVGYLPPRGLPDKSPVNGTDAAPPKTLGAPAPTGYNRYVPKPYTSSARPFERKFESPKFNHNLLPNDTQVKTDLLSKSTTVSNSSGKPQLSPQPPDHDSGLDTFTRTMDNRPKYQHNNINAIPKAIPVSPSALEDDDEDEGHTVVATARGIFNCNGGVLSSIETGVSIIIPHGAIPESVEQEIYFKVCRDNSILPPLDKEKGETLLSPLVMCGPHGLKFLKPVELRLPHLLINCRNGLFSETTFLLICWHLN is encoded by the exons AGTGCAGCAATGGAGGAGACTGTCATTTGGGAACAGCACACAGTGACATTACACAGG gCACCAGGGTTTGGCTTTGGAATTGCCATATCAGGGGGTCGGGATAACCCTCATTTTCAGAGCGGCGAGACCTCCATTGTCATCTCGGATGTGCTGAAGGGAGGCCCAGCAGAAGGCCTGTTGCA GGAAAATGACAGAGTTGTTATGGTCAATGCAGTCTCTATGGACAATGTGGAGCATGCATATGCTGTCCAGCAGCTTCGTAAAAGTGGAAAAATTGCCAAAATT ACAATCAGACGGAAGAGGAAGGTGCATGTCCCCATGGGCCGATTAGGGGAACGGGAAACTATGTCAGAGCATGACGAGGAGGAGGACAGCTATGATGAAGAGATATACGAGACACGAAGCGGACGCAGTGGTGCTTACAGTGGTGTGGGTGGGGCCATGGGAAGGCGCAGCGGGCGGAGCAGTGGGCGAAGGGACAGGGACCGCGAGCGCAGTGGCTCACGGGAGAGGAGTCTATCCCCACGTTCTGACCGGCGCTCACACAACCTGCCCCCACGTCCTGCCAAGGTCACACTTGTCAAATCCCGGAAAAATGAAG CAGAATATGGCCTGCGCCTGGCCAGCCACATCTTTGTCAAGGACATTTCCCCTGAGAGCCTGGCAGCCCGGGACGGCAACATCCAGGAAGGGGACGTTGTACTAAAG ATCAATGGCACAGTGACAGAGAACCTCTCCTTGATAGACGCCAAGAAGCTGATAGAAAGGTCAAAGGGCAAGCTAAAAATGGTTGTTCAGAGGGACGATAGAGCGACCTTGCTGAACATCCCTGACCTCGATGACAGTATTGCTTCCGCCAACGCCTCTGACAGAGATG ACATTTCAGATATTCATTCTCTGGCATCCGACCATTCCAATCGATCGCATGACAGACATCGTAGCAGTCACTCTCGCTCTCCAGACAGACGATCCGAGCCGTCGGACCACTCCAGACACTCGCCCCCACAAACAAGCAATGGCAG TCACAGAAGTCGTGATGATGAACGAATCTCAAAACCGGCTTCGACACCAGCGAAGCTAGCGGAGGAGGTTCCTCTGCCCAAGCCGAAGGAGTCTGCTGTTGCCAGAGAGGACAAACAGTTTCCACCACTCCCAG AGCCCAAGCCGGTATATGCTCAGCCTGGACAGCCAGATGTAGACCTGCCAGTCAGTCCCTCTGATGCCCCTGTGCCAAGTGCTGCCCATGATGATAGTATCTTACG GCCAAGCATGAAACTGGTGAAGTTTAAGAAGGGGGAAAGTGTGGGGCTGCGGCTTGCTGGAGGGAATGATGTGGGCATCTTCGTAGCTGGAGTGCTAGAGGATAGCCCAGCTGCTAAGGAGGGCCTGGAGGAGGGTGACCAAATTCTCAGG GTAAATAATGTAGATTTTGCAAACATAATTCGAGAGGAGGCAGTGCTGTTCCTCCTGGACCTTCCTAAGGGTGAAGAGGTGACCATTTTggcacagaagaagaaagatg TGTATCGGCGGATCGTGGAGTCAGATGTCGGTGACTCCTTCTACATTCGAACACATTTTGAGTATGAAAAGGAGTCTCCTTATGGATTAAGCTTTAACAAGGGTGAGGTTTTCCGTGTAGTTGACACCCTCTACAATGGCAAGCTGGGCTCCTGGCTTGCTATCCGTATTGGCAAGAATCATCAAGAGGTGGAGAGGGGCATCATCCCGAACAAAAACAG AGCGGAGCAGCTCTCCAGCGTGCAATACACCCTTCCAAAAACAGCAGGGGGCGACAGGGCTGACTTCTGGAGGTTCCGTGGTCTTCGCAGCTCCAAGAGGAACCTTaggaagagcagagaggacCTCTCCTCTCAACCAGTCCAGACAAAGTTTCCAGCTTATGAAAGAGTAGTCTTGAGAGAGG ccGGTTTCCTGAGACCAGTTGTGATTTTTGGGCCCATCGCTGACGTTGCTCGGGAAAAACTCTCCAGAGAAGAGCCTGATCTTTTTGAGCTTGCAA AGAGTGAACCGAGAGATGCAGGAACAGACCAGCGTAGTTCAGGAATCATTCGTCTTCACACCATTAAGCAGATCATTGACAGA GACAAACATGCTGTGCTAGACATCACACCTAATGCTGTGGACAGGCTGAACTATGCTCAGTGGTACCCAATTGTAGTCTTCCTAAATCCTGATAATAAGCAGGGTGTAAAGAACATGAGGACCAGACTATGTCCAGAGTCCAGGAAGAGTGCAAGGAAGCTCTATGAGAGAGCCATTAAACTGAGGAAAAATAATCACCACCTGTTTACCA CCACCATCAACTTGAACAATATGAATGACGGCTGGTACGGCGCATTGAAAGAAACAATCCAGCAACAGCAGAACCAGTTGGTGTGGGTGTCAGAGGGCAAG GCGGATGGCACTACAGAGGATGACTTGGACATCCACGATGACCGTCTGTCCTACCTATCAGCGCCAGGTAGCGAGTATTCAATGTATAGTACGGACAGCCGCCACACTTCTGACTATGAGGACACGGACACGGAGGGTGGAGCATACACAGACCAGGAACTTGACGAGACTTTGAATGATGAGGTGGGTCTGCCCACCGGGCCCGCCATCACTCGCTCTTCAGAGCCTGTGCGAGAAGACCCACCTGTAATTCAGGAAACTCCTGGTTGCCCTGGATACCAGCACCCTTTGCAGCCTGACCCAGCCAGTCGCATAGACCCTGCTGGATTCAAAATGGCCGCCCCACAGCAG CAAGATGAAGCTGCTCTGCCCATGCCCTTGTTGCCTCCGACGGTGGTAGCGCCCCCTGCTGTTGAGCAGCCTGTACAGCTAGAGGGTATGCACCTAGAGGAGCCGTCTGCTGCAGCCGCAGCTCCTCAGGCTGACTCACTTAGCAGCCCCAGCCCTGCCCCTGAGCTTATTcagcccccaccaccaccaccactacatGAACCCCACCTGTCTGGACTGCCTGGTCCAGAACCAAAG ATGTATAAGAAAGATCTGTACAATTTGGAGGACCCAGTGCGAATCAACCATGGCCTGAAGCAGTCTCTGAGCTACAGTCACCAGCCACCGTACCAGGACAAACAGCCATACCGCGAATACGACCACCCGCCTTACGGATATGATGGAGGCGGCTATGCAGAACCAAAGCCTCACAACACTGACTCTCACCTGCACTACGACAACCGTGTGCCTCATTACAATGAACAGTGGCCCCCCTATGACCAGCAGACCTCATCCTCCCAGCCCACAGGGTACCAGCCGGGCCACCAGCAACCCATGGGCTACAACCCCCGGTCACCCTACGAGGATGGACCAGGGAGGGACTACAGCCCCCCTCAGCCACGATACGATGAGGCCCCACCAGTGGGCTATGATGGCAGACCACGCCACAGTAAACCTGGGCCTATTCGTTATGATGAACCTCCACCACCGCCCCCAGCAAGCTATGACGCCCGCTCTCCCTATGAAGCAGAACCTCACGGCTTTCCCATTAATTCACCTCGTTCGCCAGAGCCTCCAAAGCAGTATTACGGTGACTCTATTCTGAGGCCCTCCTACATTCCTGGACCTCCACACCGGGGCTATAAGCAAGGGATACATGAGCCTATAAACTCTGAACCCACTATTCCCCCACCTAAACCAGAGACCCTGCCCTCCCCAGGTGAACCAGCACTCACACCAGGCACCAAacctctccctcctccaccccGGGAAGACGTGGATGAGGACCCGGCCATGAAACCACAGTCAGTGCTCAACAGAGTGAAGATGTTTGAGAATAAACGGTCTGTTTCTATGGACAGGGCTAAAGAGGGAGCAGAGTCATCAGTACTGAGG CCTGCAGATGTTCCTAAACCTGTCAGTGCCCCAGGCCCAGTCCTCAAAGCAAATTCCCTCAGCAACTTGGAGCAGGAGAAGTCCGTCTATAG GGCTCCTGAGCCACAGAAGCCCCACACTAAACCTCTGGATGATGTGGTTCGTTCCAACCACTATGACCCAGACGAGGACGAGGAGTACTACAGGAAGCAGCTGTCCTACTTTGATCGCCGTAGTTTTGACAGCAAAGCCATGGGCCAGCCCAATCCTGGTATCACCCGCTTCTATGATCTTCCCAAACCATCTCAGCTGTCCTACCCCTACAATAG AGTTGAGTCTGCAGAAAAGGTGAGTCCAGTGGAAAAAAGATATGAACATCTGCCCCAAATCAGCCCCGCCTCTCAGTATGGGCCCCCAGCCTCTGCTATCCCACCTAGCACGCTGCCCAAACTCAGCCCCAGTGATG CCATCTCCATACCTGAACCGCTGAGCTCACCCAATCCTAAACCCGAGCTGGCAGCTCTCAGACAGACTAGCAGAGAAGAACCGGCACCAGTTGGCTACCTGCCCCCACGAGGCCTCCCTGACAAATCGCCGGTCAACGGCACTGATGCAGCACCTCCAAAGACACTTGGTGCTCCCGCTCCAACTGGCTATAACCGCTATGTTCCCAAGCCTTACACCAGCTCAGCCAGGCCCTTTGAACGCAAGTTTGAGAGCCCCAAATTCAACCACAACCTGCTGCCAAATGACACACAGGTGAAGACAGATCTCCTCAGCAAGTCCACCACGGTGAGCAACAGCAGCGGGAAACCTCAGCTTTCACCACAGCCCCCGGATCATGACAGCGGCCTGGACACCTTCACACGCACTATGGACAACAGGCCCAAATACCAGCACAATAACATTAACGCCATCCCCAAGGCCATTCCTGTAAG CCCCAGTGCACTGGAGGATGATGACGAGGATGAAGGGCACACAGTGGTAGCAACTGCCCGGGGGATCTTTAACTGTAACGGAGGGGTCCTTAGCTCCATCGAGACAGGTGTCAGCATCATCATTCCCCACGGTGCCATCCCCGAAAGCGTGGAGCAGGAAATTTACTTTAAGGTGTGCCGGGACAACAGCATCCTACCCCCCCTGGACAAGGAGAAAG GAGAAACGCTGCTAAGTCCGCTGGTGATGTGTGGCCCCCATGGACTCAAGTTCCTGAAGCCGGTGGAGCTGCGCTTACCTCACT TGCTGATCAACTGCCGAAATGGCCTTTTCTCTGAAACGACATTCCTTCTCATTTGCTGGCACTTGAATTAA
- the tjp1b gene encoding tight junction protein ZO-1 isoform X4, translating into MITCAFLWVGFLVAVDSTMVNYQKYITVMQLALGVTASNKEHCLPPRKRFWIHPSPTAGSITAASSASTIQGKPSLRRIKGRIHRSKSLDSIDLLDSNSAAMEETVIWEQHTVTLHRAPGFGFGIAISGGRDNPHFQSGETSIVISDVLKGGPAEGLLQENDRVVMVNAVSMDNVEHAYAVQQLRKSGKIAKITIRRKRKVHVPMGRLGERETMSEHDEEEDSYDEEIYETRSGRSGAYSGVGGAMGRRSGRSSGRRDRDRERSGSRERSLSPRSDRRSHNLPPRPAKVTLVKSRKNEAEYGLRLASHIFVKDISPESLAARDGNIQEGDVVLKINGTVTENLSLIDAKKLIERSKGKLKMVVQRDDRATLLNIPDLDDSIASANASDRDDISDIHSLASDHSNRSHDRHRSSHSRSPDRRSEPSDHSRHSPPQTSNGSHRSRDDERISKPASTPAKLAEEVPLPKPKESAVAREDKQFPPLPEPKPVYAQPGQPDVDLPVSPSDAPVPSAAHDDSILRPSMKLVKFKKGESVGLRLAGGNDVGIFVAGVLEDSPAAKEGLEEGDQILRVNNVDFANIIREEAVLFLLDLPKGEEVTILAQKKKDVYRRIVESDVGDSFYIRTHFEYEKESPYGLSFNKGEVFRVVDTLYNGKLGSWLAIRIGKNHQEVERGIIPNKNRAEQLSSVQYTLPKTAGGDRADFWRFRGLRSSKRNLRKSREDLSSQPVQTKFPAYERVVLREAGFLRPVVIFGPIADVAREKLSREEPDLFELAKSEPRDAGTDQRSSGIIRLHTIKQIIDRDKHAVLDITPNAVDRLNYAQWYPIVVFLNPDNKQGVKNMRTRLCPESRKSARKLYERAIKLRKNNHHLFTTTINLNNMNDGWYGALKETIQQQQNQLVWVSEGKADGTTEDDLDIHDDRLSYLSAPGSEYSMYSTDSRHTSDYEDTDTEGGAYTDQELDETLNDEVGLPTGPAITRSSEPVREDPPVIQETPGCPGYQHPLQPDPASRIDPAGFKMAAPQQQDEAALPMPLLPPTVVAPPAVEQPVQLEGMHLEEPSAAAAAPQADSLSSPSPAPELIQPPPPPPLHEPHLSGLPGPEPKMYKKDLYNLEDPVRINHGLKQSLSYSHQPPYQDKQPYREYDHPPYGYDGGGYAEPKPHNTDSHLHYDNRVPHYNEQWPPYDQQTSSSQPTGYQPGHQQPMGYNPRSPYEDGPGRDYSPPQPRYDEAPPVGYDGRPRHSKPGPIRYDEPPPPPPASYDARSPYEAEPHGFPINSPRSPEPPKQYYGDSILRPSYIPGPPHRGYKQGIHEPINSEPTIPPPKPETLPSPGEPALTPGTKPLPPPPREDVDEDPAMKPQSVLNRVKMFENKRSVSMDRAKEGAESSVLRPADVPKPVSAPGPVLKANSLSNLEQEKSVYRAPEPQKPHTKPLDDVVRSNHYDPDEDEEYYRKQLSYFDRRSFDSKAMGQPNPGITRFYDLPKPSQLSYPYNRVESAEKVSPVEKRYEHLPQISPASQYGPPASAIPPSTLPKLSPSDAISIPEPLSSPNPKPELAALRQTSREEPAPVGYLPPRGLPDKSPVNGTDAAPPKTLGAPAPTGYNRYVPKPYTSSARPFERKFESPKFNHNLLPNDTQVKTDLLSKSTTVSNSSGKPQLSPQPPDHDSGLDTFTRTMDNRPKYQHNNINAIPKAIPVSPSALEDDDEDEGHTVVATARGIFNCNGGVLSSIETGVSIIIPHGAIPESVEQEIYFKVCRDNSILPPLDKEKGETLLSPLVMCGPHGLKFLKPVELRLPHCDPKTWQNKSLPGDPNYLVGANCVSVLIDHF; encoded by the exons AGTGCAGCAATGGAGGAGACTGTCATTTGGGAACAGCACACAGTGACATTACACAGG gCACCAGGGTTTGGCTTTGGAATTGCCATATCAGGGGGTCGGGATAACCCTCATTTTCAGAGCGGCGAGACCTCCATTGTCATCTCGGATGTGCTGAAGGGAGGCCCAGCAGAAGGCCTGTTGCA GGAAAATGACAGAGTTGTTATGGTCAATGCAGTCTCTATGGACAATGTGGAGCATGCATATGCTGTCCAGCAGCTTCGTAAAAGTGGAAAAATTGCCAAAATT ACAATCAGACGGAAGAGGAAGGTGCATGTCCCCATGGGCCGATTAGGGGAACGGGAAACTATGTCAGAGCATGACGAGGAGGAGGACAGCTATGATGAAGAGATATACGAGACACGAAGCGGACGCAGTGGTGCTTACAGTGGTGTGGGTGGGGCCATGGGAAGGCGCAGCGGGCGGAGCAGTGGGCGAAGGGACAGGGACCGCGAGCGCAGTGGCTCACGGGAGAGGAGTCTATCCCCACGTTCTGACCGGCGCTCACACAACCTGCCCCCACGTCCTGCCAAGGTCACACTTGTCAAATCCCGGAAAAATGAAG CAGAATATGGCCTGCGCCTGGCCAGCCACATCTTTGTCAAGGACATTTCCCCTGAGAGCCTGGCAGCCCGGGACGGCAACATCCAGGAAGGGGACGTTGTACTAAAG ATCAATGGCACAGTGACAGAGAACCTCTCCTTGATAGACGCCAAGAAGCTGATAGAAAGGTCAAAGGGCAAGCTAAAAATGGTTGTTCAGAGGGACGATAGAGCGACCTTGCTGAACATCCCTGACCTCGATGACAGTATTGCTTCCGCCAACGCCTCTGACAGAGATG ACATTTCAGATATTCATTCTCTGGCATCCGACCATTCCAATCGATCGCATGACAGACATCGTAGCAGTCACTCTCGCTCTCCAGACAGACGATCCGAGCCGTCGGACCACTCCAGACACTCGCCCCCACAAACAAGCAATGGCAG TCACAGAAGTCGTGATGATGAACGAATCTCAAAACCGGCTTCGACACCAGCGAAGCTAGCGGAGGAGGTTCCTCTGCCCAAGCCGAAGGAGTCTGCTGTTGCCAGAGAGGACAAACAGTTTCCACCACTCCCAG AGCCCAAGCCGGTATATGCTCAGCCTGGACAGCCAGATGTAGACCTGCCAGTCAGTCCCTCTGATGCCCCTGTGCCAAGTGCTGCCCATGATGATAGTATCTTACG GCCAAGCATGAAACTGGTGAAGTTTAAGAAGGGGGAAAGTGTGGGGCTGCGGCTTGCTGGAGGGAATGATGTGGGCATCTTCGTAGCTGGAGTGCTAGAGGATAGCCCAGCTGCTAAGGAGGGCCTGGAGGAGGGTGACCAAATTCTCAGG GTAAATAATGTAGATTTTGCAAACATAATTCGAGAGGAGGCAGTGCTGTTCCTCCTGGACCTTCCTAAGGGTGAAGAGGTGACCATTTTggcacagaagaagaaagatg TGTATCGGCGGATCGTGGAGTCAGATGTCGGTGACTCCTTCTACATTCGAACACATTTTGAGTATGAAAAGGAGTCTCCTTATGGATTAAGCTTTAACAAGGGTGAGGTTTTCCGTGTAGTTGACACCCTCTACAATGGCAAGCTGGGCTCCTGGCTTGCTATCCGTATTGGCAAGAATCATCAAGAGGTGGAGAGGGGCATCATCCCGAACAAAAACAG AGCGGAGCAGCTCTCCAGCGTGCAATACACCCTTCCAAAAACAGCAGGGGGCGACAGGGCTGACTTCTGGAGGTTCCGTGGTCTTCGCAGCTCCAAGAGGAACCTTaggaagagcagagaggacCTCTCCTCTCAACCAGTCCAGACAAAGTTTCCAGCTTATGAAAGAGTAGTCTTGAGAGAGG ccGGTTTCCTGAGACCAGTTGTGATTTTTGGGCCCATCGCTGACGTTGCTCGGGAAAAACTCTCCAGAGAAGAGCCTGATCTTTTTGAGCTTGCAA AGAGTGAACCGAGAGATGCAGGAACAGACCAGCGTAGTTCAGGAATCATTCGTCTTCACACCATTAAGCAGATCATTGACAGA GACAAACATGCTGTGCTAGACATCACACCTAATGCTGTGGACAGGCTGAACTATGCTCAGTGGTACCCAATTGTAGTCTTCCTAAATCCTGATAATAAGCAGGGTGTAAAGAACATGAGGACCAGACTATGTCCAGAGTCCAGGAAGAGTGCAAGGAAGCTCTATGAGAGAGCCATTAAACTGAGGAAAAATAATCACCACCTGTTTACCA CCACCATCAACTTGAACAATATGAATGACGGCTGGTACGGCGCATTGAAAGAAACAATCCAGCAACAGCAGAACCAGTTGGTGTGGGTGTCAGAGGGCAAG GCGGATGGCACTACAGAGGATGACTTGGACATCCACGATGACCGTCTGTCCTACCTATCAGCGCCAGGTAGCGAGTATTCAATGTATAGTACGGACAGCCGCCACACTTCTGACTATGAGGACACGGACACGGAGGGTGGAGCATACACAGACCAGGAACTTGACGAGACTTTGAATGATGAGGTGGGTCTGCCCACCGGGCCCGCCATCACTCGCTCTTCAGAGCCTGTGCGAGAAGACCCACCTGTAATTCAGGAAACTCCTGGTTGCCCTGGATACCAGCACCCTTTGCAGCCTGACCCAGCCAGTCGCATAGACCCTGCTGGATTCAAAATGGCCGCCCCACAGCAG CAAGATGAAGCTGCTCTGCCCATGCCCTTGTTGCCTCCGACGGTGGTAGCGCCCCCTGCTGTTGAGCAGCCTGTACAGCTAGAGGGTATGCACCTAGAGGAGCCGTCTGCTGCAGCCGCAGCTCCTCAGGCTGACTCACTTAGCAGCCCCAGCCCTGCCCCTGAGCTTATTcagcccccaccaccaccaccactacatGAACCCCACCTGTCTGGACTGCCTGGTCCAGAACCAAAG ATGTATAAGAAAGATCTGTACAATTTGGAGGACCCAGTGCGAATCAACCATGGCCTGAAGCAGTCTCTGAGCTACAGTCACCAGCCACCGTACCAGGACAAACAGCCATACCGCGAATACGACCACCCGCCTTACGGATATGATGGAGGCGGCTATGCAGAACCAAAGCCTCACAACACTGACTCTCACCTGCACTACGACAACCGTGTGCCTCATTACAATGAACAGTGGCCCCCCTATGACCAGCAGACCTCATCCTCCCAGCCCACAGGGTACCAGCCGGGCCACCAGCAACCCATGGGCTACAACCCCCGGTCACCCTACGAGGATGGACCAGGGAGGGACTACAGCCCCCCTCAGCCACGATACGATGAGGCCCCACCAGTGGGCTATGATGGCAGACCACGCCACAGTAAACCTGGGCCTATTCGTTATGATGAACCTCCACCACCGCCCCCAGCAAGCTATGACGCCCGCTCTCCCTATGAAGCAGAACCTCACGGCTTTCCCATTAATTCACCTCGTTCGCCAGAGCCTCCAAAGCAGTATTACGGTGACTCTATTCTGAGGCCCTCCTACATTCCTGGACCTCCACACCGGGGCTATAAGCAAGGGATACATGAGCCTATAAACTCTGAACCCACTATTCCCCCACCTAAACCAGAGACCCTGCCCTCCCCAGGTGAACCAGCACTCACACCAGGCACCAAacctctccctcctccaccccGGGAAGACGTGGATGAGGACCCGGCCATGAAACCACAGTCAGTGCTCAACAGAGTGAAGATGTTTGAGAATAAACGGTCTGTTTCTATGGACAGGGCTAAAGAGGGAGCAGAGTCATCAGTACTGAGG CCTGCAGATGTTCCTAAACCTGTCAGTGCCCCAGGCCCAGTCCTCAAAGCAAATTCCCTCAGCAACTTGGAGCAGGAGAAGTCCGTCTATAG GGCTCCTGAGCCACAGAAGCCCCACACTAAACCTCTGGATGATGTGGTTCGTTCCAACCACTATGACCCAGACGAGGACGAGGAGTACTACAGGAAGCAGCTGTCCTACTTTGATCGCCGTAGTTTTGACAGCAAAGCCATGGGCCAGCCCAATCCTGGTATCACCCGCTTCTATGATCTTCCCAAACCATCTCAGCTGTCCTACCCCTACAATAG AGTTGAGTCTGCAGAAAAGGTGAGTCCAGTGGAAAAAAGATATGAACATCTGCCCCAAATCAGCCCCGCCTCTCAGTATGGGCCCCCAGCCTCTGCTATCCCACCTAGCACGCTGCCCAAACTCAGCCCCAGTGATG CCATCTCCATACCTGAACCGCTGAGCTCACCCAATCCTAAACCCGAGCTGGCAGCTCTCAGACAGACTAGCAGAGAAGAACCGGCACCAGTTGGCTACCTGCCCCCACGAGGCCTCCCTGACAAATCGCCGGTCAACGGCACTGATGCAGCACCTCCAAAGACACTTGGTGCTCCCGCTCCAACTGGCTATAACCGCTATGTTCCCAAGCCTTACACCAGCTCAGCCAGGCCCTTTGAACGCAAGTTTGAGAGCCCCAAATTCAACCACAACCTGCTGCCAAATGACACACAGGTGAAGACAGATCTCCTCAGCAAGTCCACCACGGTGAGCAACAGCAGCGGGAAACCTCAGCTTTCACCACAGCCCCCGGATCATGACAGCGGCCTGGACACCTTCACACGCACTATGGACAACAGGCCCAAATACCAGCACAATAACATTAACGCCATCCCCAAGGCCATTCCTGTAAG CCCCAGTGCACTGGAGGATGATGACGAGGATGAAGGGCACACAGTGGTAGCAACTGCCCGGGGGATCTTTAACTGTAACGGAGGGGTCCTTAGCTCCATCGAGACAGGTGTCAGCATCATCATTCCCCACGGTGCCATCCCCGAAAGCGTGGAGCAGGAAATTTACTTTAAGGTGTGCCGGGACAACAGCATCCTACCCCCCCTGGACAAGGAGAAAG GAGAAACGCTGCTAAGTCCGCTGGTGATGTGTGGCCCCCATGGACTCAAGTTCCTGAAGCCGGTGGAGCTGCGCTTACCTCACT GTGACCCCAAAACATGGCAGAACAAATCTCTCCCTGGAGATCCAAACTACCTGGTGGGTGcaaactgtgtgtctgtgctcatAGACCACTTCTGA